From the Streptomyces sp. SN-593 genome, the window ACAGGCGGCGGGTGGGATCGATCACCGTCCGCCGGTCTCAGTGGACTGACGGCGGGAAATACTGCACTATTGAGCGTCGTTAGCACTCAACAAGTGAGAGTGCCAGGAGGAGCAAGTGCCGACGTACCAGTACCAGTGCACCGAGTGTGGCGAGGGCCTTGAGGCCGTGCAGAAGTTCAGCGACGACGCGCTGACCGAGTGCCCCAACTGCGGCGGGCGACTGCGCAAGGTCTTCTCGGCGGTGGGCGTGGTCTTCAAGGGCTCCGGTTTCTACCGGACCGACAGTCGCGGCTCGTCGTCCAGCACCACCCCCGCACCCAAGAGCAGCGGTTCGGACACCAAGTCCACCGAGAGCAGCAAGTCGTCGAGCACGAGCAGCACGACCACGTCCGGCTCCTCCTCGTCGTCGAGCAGCAGCGCGTCGGTCGCCTGACCAGCTCGTTCCGGCGCTCGGCACTTCTCGGCATCGACGAACCCCCACTGTCCACACGGTGGGGGTTCATCGCGTCGTCATGCGCGGATTAGGCTGATCGCCATGGTGGGAAGCAGCGGCACGCAGGCACTGGCGGAGATCGGCGTCATCGGAGGCTCCGGGTTCTACTCGTTCCTCGACGATGTGACAGAAGTCACCATCGACACTCCTTACGGCGAGCCGAGCGACTCCCTGTTCATCGGCGAGGTCGCCGGGCGCAAGGTGGCGTTCCTGCCCCGGCATGGGCGCAAGCACCACCTGCCGCCGCACAGAATCAACTACCGGGCCAACCTGTGGGCACTCGCATCGGTCGGCGCGCGCCAGGTCCTCGGGCCGTGCGCGGTCGGCGGCTTGCGTGCCGAGTACGGCCCTGGCACCCTCCTCGTCCCTGACCAGTTGGTCGACCGGACGAAGGGGCGGGACCAGAGCTACTTCGACGGCGAGACCCGCGCCGACGGGCAGACACCGAACGTGGTGCACGTGACCTTCGCCGATCCCTACTGCCCCGTCGGACGGCGCACCGCTGTCGCCACTGCGGGGGCCGGCGGCTGGCAGGCCGTGGACGGGGGAACACTGGTCGTCGTGGAAGGACCGCGGTTCTCCACGCGGGCGGAATCCCTCTGGCACGCCGCGCAGGGATGGTCGGTCGTGGGAATGACGGGGCATCCCGAAGCGGTCCTCGCCCGGGAACTCGGTCTCTGCTATACGTCGTTGACGCTGGTGACGGATCTGGATGCCGGAGCGGACACCGGCGAGGGCGTCTCACACGAGGAAGTCCTCGAGGTTTTCGCCGCGAACGTCGGGAGGATGCGCGACGTCCTCTTCGACGTCGTCAAGGCATTGCCGGAGGGCGACGAGCGCAACTGCCTGTGCGTCAATCCCCTGGGCGGTCAGGAACCCGGGATCGCGCTTCCCTAGCGGCGCCTGCGGTAGCAAGTCAACGATCAGACCGTCTTTCACCCCGACAGCCCAACGGTTTTTCATCGGAAACGGGTTATCCACAGGGGCTCGAACGGCGTTGCGGGAAATGCGCGATCGTGGAGAGGCCGACTGATCCCGGTCGGCCCTTTCCCTCACGGTTGACGGTGATCGCGCATGCAGTTCCCCAATTCCCCCACAGCTACCGACGCTTGCGTTCCTGACGGACCTCAGGTCACACCTGCTGCCGGCTCGCCTCAGCCGTACGCACCTCCACGCATCGCCGTGCCGCTCTTTCCTCCGATCCGTGCCGGCGGACGAGGTGGAGGAAGGTTCGGCGCGGCGTTGCGACGCAGACGGCGGCACCTCGCCACGGCCCTTGCCGTGACGGCGGCGCTGGTCGCGGCGGCCTCGGCTCACGGCGCCTCGCCACGACCCGAGCGAGTGGTACCGCGCGCAACTGCTCCAACTGGGCCCACGGCAA encodes:
- a CDS encoding FmdB family zinc ribbon protein yields the protein MPTYQYQCTECGEGLEAVQKFSDDALTECPNCGGRLRKVFSAVGVVFKGSGFYRTDSRGSSSSTTPAPKSSGSDTKSTESSKSSSTSSTTTSGSSSSSSSSASVA
- a CDS encoding S-methyl-5'-thioadenosine phosphorylase, which encodes MVGSSGTQALAEIGVIGGSGFYSFLDDVTEVTIDTPYGEPSDSLFIGEVAGRKVAFLPRHGRKHHLPPHRINYRANLWALASVGARQVLGPCAVGGLRAEYGPGTLLVPDQLVDRTKGRDQSYFDGETRADGQTPNVVHVTFADPYCPVGRRTAVATAGAGGWQAVDGGTLVVVEGPRFSTRAESLWHAAQGWSVVGMTGHPEAVLARELGLCYTSLTLVTDLDAGADTGEGVSHEEVLEVFAANVGRMRDVLFDVVKALPEGDERNCLCVNPLGGQEPGIALP